CCGGCGACGAGGGCGTCCTGCGGCACGATGTCGCCGCCGGACGGGACGATCTCGACCGCGTCGAAGCCCTCCTCCTCGAAGTAGCCCATCTCCTGGGCGATGTAGTACCCGGCGAACTGCGCCTGGGGCAGCCACTGCAGCTGCAGGCTGATCTCGGTGAGCGGCTCGAACTCGTCCGTCGTGGCGTCGTCCGTCGACTCGCTCGTGCCGCCCGAGCACGCCGCGAGCGTGAGGGCCGCGACGGTCAGGGTGGACGCGGCGACCAGGCCGCGTCGGATGCTGTGTCTCATGGTGTTCCTTTCACGATGGGGTGGTGCTGGGTGGTGCTGGTGGTGCAGGTGCCGGTCAGACCGGCGGACGCCTCGTCACGAGCCGCTCCAGGAGCGACGTGGCGAGGAAGAAGATGAGCCCGATGAGGATGCCGCCGAGAACGTACGCCCACGCGAGCGCCGCGCGCCCCGACTTGGCGTACGTGGCGATGGCGGTGCCGATGCCGTCGGCTGGACCGCCGAAGTACTCGGCGACGAGAGCCGCGATCACCGCGAGCGAGCTCGCGATGCGCAGACCGGTCATGAGGTGGGGGAGGGCCGCGGGCAGCGTCAGATGGCGGAACGTCTGGGAGGCGGATGCTGCCGAGGCGCGCATCAGGTCGCGGTGGACGGGATCGGTCTGGCGAAGGCCGCGCAGCACGTTGATGAACACCGGCACGAACGCCGCGATGGTCGCGACGGCGATGCGGCCGAACTGACTGGAGGCGCCGAACATCGTGTTGAAGATCGGCGTGAGGGCGACGATCGGGACGACCGCGATCGCCGCGACCAACGGTGCCATCATCTGATCCGCGGGCCCGATCGCGGCGGCGAGCCCGGCGAGCACGAGCGCGAAGAGCGTGCCGAAAGCGAGGCCGATCAGGGCGTTCGTGCCCGTGATGAGCATGTCCTCCGAGATGATGCCCCAGCGGGCGATGAACTCGGCGATGACCGCGAACGGGCTCGGGAGCATCCGCGGCGCCGCGCCGAGCACATCCACCCACAGCACCCACAGCACCAGGCCGATGACCCCGACCGCGATCGGCGCGACGATCCGCAGCCACGGCGGCAGCGGGCGCTCGGAGGGCAGCCGGCGCACCGGCTTCGCGCGCGTGAGCCCGACATTGCCGGGCGGTGCGGCCGTCATCGCTCGTTCGCCCTCTCGATGCGGGTGCCGTGCAGCGCCTCGCGCACCGCGGTGACGCGCTCGAAGTACGCCGGCGACTCGCGCAGGTCCTCGTCGCGGGTGTCGCCGAAGGTCGTCTCGACGACCTCGGTGATGCGGCCCGGGCGGGGGCTCATGACGACGACGCGGTCCGACAGGAACACCGCCTCGGGGATCGAGTGCGTGACGAAGACGACGGCGGCGCCGGTCTCGGCGGCGATGCGCGTGAGCTCCGACTGCAGATACTCGCGCGTCATCTCGTCGAGGGCGCCGAACGGCTCGTCCATCAGCAGCAGGCGGGGGCTCGCCGCCAGCGCACGCGCGATCGCGACGCGCTGCTGCATGCCGCCGGACAGCTCGTCGGGGTAGCGGTCGACGAAGTCCGAGAGGTTCACCAGCTCGGCGAGCTCGGCCACCCGCGCGGTCCGCTCGGCGCGAGCGTGCCCGTGCAGCTCGAGCGGCAGCGAGATGTTCCCCGCGACGGTGCGCCACGGGAGGAGCCCCGCCTGCTGGAACGCGATGCCGTAATCCTGGTCGGCGCGGGCCTGCGCGGCGGGCTTGCCGAAGATCTCCAGCGACCCCGCCGTCGGTCCGTCGAGGTCCGCGATGAGCCGCAGCAGCGTCGACTTGCCGCACCCGGACGGGCCGATGAGCGAGACGAACTCGCCCGCGGCCACCTCGAGGTGCACGTCGGTGAGGGCGGTGATGTCGCCGGTCTTGGTCGCGAAGACCTTCTCGACGCCGCTGGCCGAGACCGCCGGAGCGGTCGTGGTCGTGCCCGCCGGGGCGGCATCCGTCGTGCGTCCGGTCATGCGGTCGCCTCTCCTCTGCGGTAGTTCTTCAGGCCGATCCCGAGAAGCGCGACGGAGCCGGCGGCGATGAGGCCGATGAGGATCGACCCGAAGGTGGGGCCCCACGGGGCGGCGGGGTCGGCCGACGCCTGCCCCGCGAGCTGCAGCAGCATGCGGCCGATGCCGCCGCGCATGCCGATCGACACCTCGGCGACGACGGCGCCGACGACGGCGTTCGCCGCGGCGAGGCGCAGCGCCGGCAGCAGGTAGGGAACGGATGCCGGCAGCCGCAGACGCAGCAGGGTCGCCCAGTATCCGGCGGCGTACGTGCGCATCAGGTCGACATGGATGCGGTCGGGCGCGGCGAGGCCGCGCAGGACCCCCACCGCGACCGGGAAGAACGCCAGATACGACGCGATGACCGCCACCGACAGCCACTGCGGCCACGGCATCACGTCGCGGTCGATCTGGTTGCCGATCGCGTTCACGACGGGTGCGAAGGCGATCAGCGGCACGATCTGGCTGACGACGATCCACGGCAGCAGGCCCCACTCGACCAGCCGCCACCGCTGCATGACGAGGCCGAGGATGCCGCCGACGATGACGCCGATGACCCAGCCGACGGCCGCGATGCCGAGGGTCAGCGCCGCCGCCGCGGCCACCGACACCCACAGGGGCGGTGTCGCTCCGCCGCTCGTGGGCTCGAACAGGCGCGCCACCATGTCCCACACGTGCGGCATGGCGCGGTCGTGGGTGCGGGGGAGGAGCATGACGCCCGATCCGGTCTCGCCCTCGACGGCGCCGACGACCAGGCCCTCGGCGGGACCGAGGAACTTGTACAGCTCCCACAGCGCGATGACCGCGAGGACGCCGAGCACACCCCACCCGACCGCGTACCAGCGGCGCGTCCGCGCGAGGGATCGCGCGGCGCGAGCCGGGGTGCGGGAAGCGGGCGGGGCGGCCGTCATGACTTGGCCGTCACATGGTCGGCGAGTGCGGGGATCACGGTCTCGCCGTAGACCCGCATCGTCTCCTCCTTGTTGTCGTGCTGCAGGTAGCCGGCGAACTGCGTGACGCCGAGCTCGGCGAGCGCCTTCAGCTTCTCGATGTGCTGCTCGGCGGTGCCGAGGATGCAGAAGCGGTCGACGATCTCGTCGGGCACGAAGTCCACGTGGTCGTTGTCGGACTTGCCGTGCGTGTTGTAGTCGTAGCCGGTGCGGCCCGCGATGTAGTCGGTCAGCGCCTGCGGCACCCCGTCGCCCTGGTGGCCGTACTTCGCGACGATGTCCGCCACGTGGTTGCCGACCATTCCGCCGAACCAGCGGGTCTGGTCGCGCATGTGCCCGATGTCGTCGCCGATGTACATCGGCGCGGCGACGCAGAACGCGATGTCGTCGGGGTTTCGGCCCGCGGCCTCGGCGGCATCCCGGACCGTCTTGATCATCCAGGCCGCGATGTCGAGGTCGGCCAGCTGCAGGATGAACCCGTCGCCCACCTCGCCGGTGAGCTTGAGCGCCATCGGTCCGTACGCGGCGACCCACACCTCCAGCTCCGAGCCGCGGCTCCACGGGAACTGCAGCGTCGAGCCCTTGTACTCCACGGCTCGCGAGTTCGCGAGCTCGCGGATCACGTGGATCGACTCGCGCAGCTCCGCCATGGACGACGGCCGGCCGTTGGTGACCCGCACGGCCGAATCGCCGCGGCCGATGCCGCACACCGTGCGGTTGCCGTACATCTCGTTGAGCGTGGCGAAGACGGATGCCGTGACCGTCCAGTCGCGCGTGGCCGGATTCGTCACGAACGGCCCGACGGTGATGCGGTTCGTCTGCGCGAGGATCGCCGAGTAGATGACGTACGGCTCCTCCCACAGCAGGTGCGAGTCGAAGGTCCACACGTGGCTGAAGCCGTGGGCCTCGGCCAGCTTGGCCAGCTGCACGGTGCGCGCCGCGGGCGGGTTTGTCTGCAGGACGACGCCGAAGTCCATGTCGTTCACTGCCTCTCTGGTGTCGGGGTGGTTCACGTCCCGCTTCCGGGCGCCGGGGGCTTCGCCGGGCGACCGGACGCGGGACACCGGTCGGTGCGGGTCAGAGCAGGTACTGGCTGAGGCCCCGCTTGAGGTACTTGCCGTCGCCCTTGGACCCCAGGTACTGGTCGTCGTCGACGATGATCTTGCCGCGGGCGATGACCGTGTCGACGTGGCCGTCGATCTCGTAGCCCTCCCACGCGGAGTGGTCCATGTTCATGTGATGGGTCTTCTCGTACCCGATCGAGGTGTGCCCGTTCGGGTCGTAGACGACGATGTCGGCGTCGGCTCCCGGCTGGATGACGCCCTTCTTGCCGTACATGCCGAACATGCGCGCCGGCGTCGTCGAGGTCAGCTCCACGAAGCGCTCGAGGCTCAGCTCGCCGGTCACGACGCCCTGGTACATGAGGTTCATGCGGTGCTCGACCGACCCGATGCCGTTGGGGATCGCGCGGAAGTCCGCCAGGCCCAGCTCCTTCTGGTCCTTCATGCAGAACGGGCAGTGGTCGGTCGAGACCATCTGCAGGTCGTTCGTGCGCAGCGCCTGCCACATGTGGTCCTGGTGGCCCTCGGCGCGCGAGCGCAGCGGCGTCGAGCACACCCACTTGGCGCCCTCGAAGTCGCCCCACTCCTCGCTCGTCGCGCCCAGCTGCTCCTCGAGCGACAGGTACAGGTACTGCGGGCACGTCTCGCCGAACACGTTCTGGCCGTTGTCGCGCGCCCACGCGAGCTGCTCGACGGCCTGCTTCGCGCTCACGTGCACGACGTACAGCGGGGCGCCGGTGAGGTTCGACAGCATGATGGCGCGGTGCGTGGCCTCCTCCTCCATCTGCCACGCACGGGCCTTGCCGTGGAAGTACGGGCTGGTGTTGCCCTTCGCGACCAGCTGCTCGGCGAGAACGTCGATCGCGGGACCGTTCTCGGCGTGCATCATCGTCAGCAGGCCCGTCTCGGCCGAGATCTGCATGGCCTTGAGGATCTGGGCGTCGTCGGAGTAGAACACCCCGGGGTAGGCCATGAAGAGCTTGAAGCTCGACACGCCCTCGTCGATGAGCCTCGGCATCGCCGCGAGGGAGTCCTCGTCGACGCCGCCGATGATCTGGTGGAAGCCGTAGTCGATCGCGCAGTTGCCGGCGGCCAGCTCATGCCAGTGGGCCAGCCCGTCCTCCACGCGCTCGCCGTACTTCTGCACGGCGAAGTCGACGATCGTGGTCGTGCCGCCCCACGCGGCGGCGCGCGTGCCGGTCTCGAACGTGTCGCTGGCGCTCGTGCCGCCGAACGGCAGCTGCATATGGGTGTGCGCGTCGATCCCGCCCGGGATCACGTACTTGCCGGTCGCGTCGACGACGGTGTCCACGGACGCCGTGAGGTCGGTGCCGAGCAGCTCCGACCCCGGCGCGAGCACGGCGACGATCGTCTCGCCGTCGATGAGGACGTCC
This region of Microbacterium thalassium genomic DNA includes:
- a CDS encoding TIGR03842 family LLM class F420-dependent oxidoreductase; this encodes MDFGVVLQTNPPAARTVQLAKLAEAHGFSHVWTFDSHLLWEEPYVIYSAILAQTNRITVGPFVTNPATRDWTVTASVFATLNEMYGNRTVCGIGRGDSAVRVTNGRPSSMAELRESIHVIRELANSRAVEYKGSTLQFPWSRGSELEVWVAAYGPMALKLTGEVGDGFILQLADLDIAAWMIKTVRDAAEAAGRNPDDIAFCVAAPMYIGDDIGHMRDQTRWFGGMVGNHVADIVAKYGHQGDGVPQALTDYIAGRTGYDYNTHGKSDNDHVDFVPDEIVDRFCILGTAEQHIEKLKALAELGVTQFAGYLQHDNKEETMRVYGETVIPALADHVTAKS
- a CDS encoding ABC transporter permease, giving the protein MTAAPPGNVGLTRAKPVRRLPSERPLPPWLRIVAPIAVGVIGLVLWVLWVDVLGAAPRMLPSPFAVIAEFIARWGIISEDMLITGTNALIGLAFGTLFALVLAGLAAAIGPADQMMAPLVAAIAVVPIVALTPIFNTMFGASSQFGRIAVATIAAFVPVFINVLRGLRQTDPVHRDLMRASAASASQTFRHLTLPAALPHLMTGLRIASSLAVIAALVAEYFGGPADGIGTAIATYAKSGRAALAWAYVLGGILIGLIFFLATSLLERLVTRRPPV
- the hydA gene encoding dihydropyrimidinase, producing MATTLIKGGTVVSATGRGEADVLIDGETIVAVLAPGSELLGTDLTASVDTVVDATGKYVIPGGIDAHTHMQLPFGGTSASDTFETGTRAAAWGGTTTIVDFAVQKYGERVEDGLAHWHELAAGNCAIDYGFHQIIGGVDEDSLAAMPRLIDEGVSSFKLFMAYPGVFYSDDAQILKAMQISAETGLLTMMHAENGPAIDVLAEQLVAKGNTSPYFHGKARAWQMEEEATHRAIMLSNLTGAPLYVVHVSAKQAVEQLAWARDNGQNVFGETCPQYLYLSLEEQLGATSEEWGDFEGAKWVCSTPLRSRAEGHQDHMWQALRTNDLQMVSTDHCPFCMKDQKELGLADFRAIPNGIGSVEHRMNLMYQGVVTGELSLERFVELTSTTPARMFGMYGKKGVIQPGADADIVVYDPNGHTSIGYEKTHHMNMDHSAWEGYEIDGHVDTVIARGKIIVDDDQYLGSKGDGKYLKRGLSQYLL
- a CDS encoding ABC transporter permease gives rise to the protein MTAAPPASRTPARAARSLARTRRWYAVGWGVLGVLAVIALWELYKFLGPAEGLVVGAVEGETGSGVMLLPRTHDRAMPHVWDMVARLFEPTSGGATPPLWVSVAAAAALTLGIAAVGWVIGVIVGGILGLVMQRWRLVEWGLLPWIVVSQIVPLIAFAPVVNAIGNQIDRDVMPWPQWLSVAVIASYLAFFPVAVGVLRGLAAPDRIHVDLMRTYAAGYWATLLRLRLPASVPYLLPALRLAAANAVVGAVVAEVSIGMRGGIGRMLLQLAGQASADPAAPWGPTFGSILIGLIAAGSVALLGIGLKNYRRGEATA
- a CDS encoding ABC transporter ATP-binding protein, whose product is MTGRTTDAAPAGTTTTAPAVSASGVEKVFATKTGDITALTDVHLEVAAGEFVSLIGPSGCGKSTLLRLIADLDGPTAGSLEIFGKPAAQARADQDYGIAFQQAGLLPWRTVAGNISLPLELHGHARAERTARVAELAELVNLSDFVDRYPDELSGGMQQRVAIARALAASPRLLLMDEPFGALDEMTREYLQSELTRIAAETGAAVVFVTHSIPEAVFLSDRVVVMSPRPGRITEVVETTFGDTRDEDLRESPAYFERVTAVREALHGTRIERANER